The bacterium genome includes the window GCCCCACCAGCGGCCGGCGGCGAGATCGCGATCGCCGTCGAGATCGAGGTCCACCCAGCTCACGTGCGAGCCGTAGCCGCCGTTGCTGCTCTGCCAGGCGGGCGTCGCGCCCAGCGCGCCGGCCGTGTTCGCGTAAACCTTGAAGCGGCCCGCGCCGCCGAGCTGGTTGTTGTCGGCCACGGCGAGGTCGGGCGTGCCGTCGCCGTTCCAGTCGCCAAAGGCGATCGTGTTCGCGTAGCTCGGCGTGTCGCCGCTCGTCCAGCCGGCCACGGTGTCGAGGCCGCCGCCCTCGCCATACCGATTGAAGTAGACGCGATTGCGGCTGATCTCGCCCGAGGCGGCGAGGTCGAGGTCGCCGTCGAGGTCGACATCGCACCAGGTGACGTCCAGCGCGTAACCGATGTCGCTGCTCTCCCAGGACGGCAGCGCCGGCAAGCTGCCGCCCGTGTTGAGGTAGACGCGCAGGCGCTCCGGATGCGCCTCGTAGGACTCCCCCGCCGCGCAGGCGAGGTCCAGGCGGCCGTCGCCGTTGACATCCCCCAGCGCGACGCTGAAGCAGTAGAGCGGCGTACCCGTGGACCAGACCGGCGTCGGCGTGAAACCGCCCGCGCCGTTGCCGAGGTAGAGCTTCGCCTTGCCAGGGTTGCCGAAGCCCGCGGGGCCGAGGTAGACGCCCACGACCAGATCGATGAGCCCGTCGCCGTTCACGTCGCCCAGGTCGAGATGGCCGTGGTAGTCGATGTCGCTCGAGCTCCAGGTTGGCGCGAGCGGCAGGCCCCCGGCACCATTGTTGCGGTAGACCACCACCGTCTGCCGCGCCATGTCGTTGCCGTTGGCGGCGACGAAGTCCACCCAGCCGTCGCCGTCGAGGTCGGCCCAACCGCCGCCTGTGGCGACGTGGCCCAGCGCCGTGCTGGTCCAGGCGGGCGTCGTGGCGAGGGGCATGTCGGCGCGAGCGGGGGCGGCCAGGCAGAGCGCGAATCCGAGCAGGGCGAGGCGGCGCATGGGGATCCTCCGATCAGGGCTGGGGCGCTGCTCCATTATAGCCCAGGCCCTGGTCGCCTGTCGCGTCCGCGTCCGCCGTCGCCGCATAGAGGTAGTAGGCTTCCGACGCCTCGATGGCCGGCGCGAAACTGGCGAGCGGCTTCAGATCCTCGCCCAGCGCCGCGGGCGGGAGCGGCAGGTTCGCCACGAGAAGGACCCGCCCGCGCTCGCGGGCGAGTCTCCGGGTCGCGCTCGCGATGTCGAGCGTGGGGTTCGGCGCACGTTGCGCGTTCCAAATGAGGAAGCTGCCCTGCCGGCCGCTCTCCGGATAGTGGATCGGCAGCGCCAGGCCCATGGCCACCGCCGACGCCGCGTAGTCGGGGTAGCCGATGAGGGCGCCGCGGTCCCAGCCGCTGGCCCGGATGAAGGCCGCGGTCTCACGG containing:
- a CDS encoding T9SS type A sorting domain-containing protein yields the protein MRRRRTRTRQATRAWAIMEQRPSPDRRIPMRRLALLGFALCLAAPARADMPLATTPAWTSTALGHVATGGGWADLDGDGWVDFVAANGNDMARQTVVVYRNNGAGGLPLAPTWSSSDIDYHGHLDLGDVNGDGLIDLVVGVYLGPAGFGNPGKAKLYLGNGAGGFTPTPVWSTGTPLYCFSVALGDVNGDGRLDLACAAGESYEAHPERLRVYLNTGGSLPALPSWESSDIGYALDVTWCDVDLDGDLDLAASGEISRNRVYFNRYGEGGGLDTVAGWTSGDTPSYANTIAFGDWNGDGTPDLAVADNNQLGGAGRFKVYANTAGALGATPAWQSSNGGYGSHVSWVDLDLDGDRDLAAGRWWGAVRLYENTGGGLTTAPVWQSSTSSVIENLFWEDVDNDGLLSNGLTVAVGDGARRGVQLAAAPVRAVLSVTVDGTPLAASEYVLHPATGWLALAAAPAPGAQVAVAFRYSRDLDLGCTNWDSTLGNYLFLNTGTLVGAPETTPLGFSLAAAPNPLRARTVLRYRGEGAGAASLAIFDLQGRRVKSLHAGALPGGLLSWEWDARDEGGQRQAAGVYFARFVADGHEASVKLILL